The segment GCTAGTTGACATCGTTTACGGCGTGGACTACCAGGGTATCTAATCCTGTTTGCTACCCACGCTTTCGCACCTCAGTGTCAGTATCAGTCCAGAAGGCCGCCTTCGCCACTGGTATTCCTCCCGATCTCTACGCATTTCACCGCTACACCGGGAATTCTACCTTCCTCTACTGTACTCTAGCCAAGCAGTTCCAGATGCCGTTCCCAGGTTGAGCCCGGGGCTTTCACACCTGGCTGACTTAGCCACCTACGCGCGCTTTACGCCCAGTAATTCCGATTAACGCTTGCACCCTCCGTATTACCGCGGCTGCTGGCACGGAGTTAGCCGGTGCTTCTTCTGCGAGTGATGTCCTTCCTCTAGAGTATTAGTCCAAAGGCTTTCTTCCTCGCTGAAAGTGCTTTACAACCCGAAGGCCTTCTTCACACACGCGGCATGGCTGGATCAGGCTTTCGCCCATTGTCCAATATTCCCCACTGCTGCCTCCCGTAGGAGTCTGGGCCGTGTCTCAGTCCCAGTGTGGCTGATCATCCTCTCAGACCAGCTACGGATCGTCGCCTTGGTGAGCCATTACCTCACCAACTAGCTAATCCGACATGGGCTCATCCGATAGCGCAAGGTCCGAAGATCCCCTGCTTTCTCCCGTAGGACGTATGCGGTATTAGCCTGAGTTTCCCCAGGTTGTCCCCCACTATCGGGCAGATTCCCATGCATTACTCACCCGTCCGCCGCTCGACGCCTTCTAGCAAGCTAGAATCGTTTCCGCTCGACTTGCATGTGTTAAGCCTGCCGCCAGCGTTCAATCTGAGCCATGATCAAACTCTTCAGTTGATAAGCTTGATAGTCTGTTAAGCAGACCAAACTTGGTTCAGAGTCAAACTTCTCGTGAGAGGCTTGCTCCGATATTTGGTGACCTTGTCACCACTCATCGGCAAGCGCTCACACGAATTACCTGATCAAATTTTTAAAGAGCGTCGCTGTTAAGCGAGGAGGCATATTCTACCAGGAACGCTTGAGAAGTCAAGCACTTGGTGATGAGTCAGTCGACTGCCTCTAAGCATCATCAAGTAGTGAGGGGCGATGCCCGTTCACGTGTTCCGTAAGGTGTGCGGCGTATTCTAGCGAATCTGCCGGGATTGTCAAGTGGAGTGTTTCGGAGAGATTTGAAAAACATCAATCGAAACAATCACCTGCACACCTCTTTCACCGCTGGTAACGCCCTGCGTCACCGGCAGCGGATGCGTACTTTACGCACCGAACTGGTTCAGCGCAAGGGCTTTTTGAAAGGAATGTCATCACAATGTCAGAAAGCGCTGATACTGGCTTTCAGCACACTCTTGACGGTAGATGAGACAAGAGTACCAGCTGCCAGCATCACCCAAGGATTTGAACGATATAGCTCAGCACCCTCATGCTCCTTCACCCCACTTCTTCTCTTCCCCTGCCCCTTCCCTACCTCTACATCATCCCCCTGAAGGCCTGACCGCGGTCTGGAAACGAAGCGACCCCGCCAATGAATGACGGGGTCGTTTGCCGGGACTGTATAACGACATCCACTAACAGTCTTACGCCTTGCTGCTGCGCAACTTACGTCCTAGCGCCATGACTGGACCACTGGCCACATAAAGCGCGAAGAGTCCGAGCAGCATCACGGAAGGCTCCAGCGAGATGACCACGAAGGCCAGCACAATGGCGAGCAGTGCCACGAAGGGTACCGGCCCCTTGAGGTCGATTTCTTTGAAACTGTAGTAGCGAATGTTCGAGACCATCAGGATACCAGCGGCCGCCACCACAAAGACCATCAGCGACTTGAAGGCGAAGGTCTCGGCATCGAAGTTATGCATCGTCCAGACACACCCTGCGACCAATGCTGCTGCTGCTGGGCTCGGCAGACCGATGAACCATTTCTTGTCAGTAGACCCTATCTGCACATTGAAGCGTGCCAAACGTAAAGCAGCACCTGCGACATAGACAAAGGCAGCAATCCAGCCAATC is part of the Cobetia sp. L2A1 genome and harbors:
- the pssA gene encoding CDP-diacylglycerol--serine O-phosphatidyltransferase is translated as MTDDKRNSGAEDAPQTPPRRSSVLDKVVEEFTDDSEVVEETVEDGKPVRRRGIYLLPNLFTTSALFSGFFAVVCALNGEFANASIAIFVSMVLDGLDGRVARLTNTQSAFGAEYDSLADMLSFGVAPALVTFSWILQDVGKIGWIAAFVYVAGAALRLARFNVQIGSTDKKWFIGLPSPAAAALVAGCVWTMHNFDAETFAFKSLMVFVVAAAGILMVSNIRYYSFKEIDLKGPVPFVALLAIVLAFVVISLEPSVMLLGLFALYVASGPVMALGRKLRSSKA